DNA sequence from the Oncorhynchus clarkii lewisi isolate Uvic-CL-2024 chromosome 9, UVic_Ocla_1.0, whole genome shotgun sequence genome:
TGTTTGTAAGGCCAACAGCTACTCAATAGAGCAAGCTACAGTAAGACAAGGTAGACAggtttccaacaggacaaacacTGCAGTTAGCTATGCTACATTTCATCGACCTAAGAATAACCaagactacaacacacacaccatagccgaaaatgttttatttaagaaACGGTAAGCTAGCTATGTTGAACTGCATATAGAAAATGGTTGAACCCCGATACGCACATGTAAACAAAGCTTCGGTTCAGTTGTGCACTGCAAGTGTGCAAATGCATGCTAGCAACTTACCAGACTGACAACAGCGCTTTTTCAAACATGTAGAATAAATTCTGGCATTCTGATAAAGTGTCAAGTTACTTTTCAGTGTGTGCCCAGAAAATCTGAATGTAAAAAGTAGTCTGGGTGTGCTGGTGCTGCACAGGTAAAACATCAGAATCATTGCCTGCTTGAGCACATTTGCATACAGTGTTAATTTGATTATTAAattgattatggcagtaggcaaATTGTGCGTCTTGCTAAAATGGAGGAGAGACCAGCTCTGACTCTCAAGGGACGAGGTTATTGCCCTTATCTGTAAGATGCACGCCATTCCTATTGTACTGCCCAGGAACACACTGCTGGATGACAGGGGGGCCTATTGTACTGCCCAGGAACACACTGCTGGATGGCAGGGGGGCCTATTGTACTGCCCAGGAACACACTGCTGGATGGCAGGGGGGCCTATTGTACTGCCCAGGAACACACTGCTGGATGGCAGGGGGGCCTATTGTACTGCCCAGGAACACACTGCTGGATGACAGGGGGGCCTATTGTACTGCCCAGGAACACACTGCTGGATGGCAGGGGGGCCTATTGTACTGCCCAGGAACACACTTCTGGATGGCAGGGGGGCCTATTGTACTGCCCAGGAACACACTGCTGGATGGCAGGGGGGCCTATTGTACTGCCCAGGAACACATTGCTGGATGGCAGGGGGCCCATTGTACTGCCCAGGAACACACTGCTGGGTGACAGGGGGCCTATTGTACTGCCCAGGAACACACTGCTGGATGGCAGGGGGGCCTATTGTATTGCCCAGGAACACACTGCTGGATGGCAGGGGGGCCTATTGTACTGCCCAGGAACACACTGCTGGATGGCAGGGGGGCCTATTGTACTGCCCAGGAACACACTGCTGGATGGCAGGGGGGCCTATTGTACTGCCCAGGAACACACTGCTGGATGGCAGGGGGGCCTATTGTACTGCCCAGGAACACACTGCTGGATGGCAGGGGGGCCTATTGTACTGCCCAGGAACACACTGCTGGGTGACAGGGGGCCTATTGTACTGCCCAGGAACACACTGCTGGATGGCAGGGGGGCCTATTGTACTGCCCAGGAACACACTGCTGGATGGCAGGGGGCCTATTGTACTGCCCAGGAACACACTGCTGGATGGCAGGGGGCCTATTGTACTGCCCAGGAACACACTGCTGGGTGGCAGGGGGCCTATTGTACTGCCCAGGAACACACTGCTGGAATGCAGGGGGGCCTATTGTACTGCCCAGGAACACACTGCTGGATGGCAGGGGGCCTATTGTACTGCCCAGGAACACACTGCTGGATGGCAGGGGGCCTATTGTACTGCCCAGGAACACACTGCTGGATGGCAGGGGGCCTATTGTACTGCCCAGAAACACACTGCTGGGTGGCAGGGGGCCTATTGTACTGCCCAGAAACACACTGCTGGGTGGCAGGGGGCCTATTGTACTGCCCAGGAACACACTGCTGGGTGGCAGGGGGGCCTATTGTactgccgggggggggggggtgtagtagtgtgggcatACGCCTGTCACATAGAAATGCAAACACCCAGCTGGTTGACAGAGAGCCGGGCCATCTCTATGGGTTTGCTGATGGCCTCCTCCCACTGGGCCATCTCTATGGgtttgttgatgtcctcctcccactgggccATCTCTATGGgtttgttgatgtcctcctcccactgggccATTTCTATGGGCTTGTTTGGCCTCCTCCCACTGGGCCAtgtctatgggcttgttgatggcctcctcccactgggccatgtctatgggcttgttgatggcCTCCTCCCACTGGGTTTGGACCAAAAATCAACGTCCATGGAAGAGATTCTCTTTAAAACACACCACTTCGATCCAGCTAGTTAGGAGAATTTAACTtattagcaggttaggagaattaggttaaggttaggaaaaaggATTCGGCTTAgcgaaaatgctctcctaacctgctacgaaaagtcacttGTATCAAAGTGGCGTGTTTTTGGGGAATATCCCGTCCGTGCACTTCTACATCAAGGCCAGTCCGGACCAAAACAAATAAGTCCAAAAGATGTCAGTGTAGGTCCCCGTAATACGAAATAACCATCAACAAGCAAATAACTTGAGGGAGGATCTGGGGTTCTCACGTATTCAGTACTTTGAGTCACAGGAACTGGTATGTTCATAATGCAAAGCAGCTGTTGAGATTCACTCCCCACTCCTTTTTGTTAAAAGGGAGAATCCATATGTTTTGCATAAATGCAAATAGCCTACGAATTAATACCCAGTGCCCGGTTTCCCGATAGCGATGGAACTcgagcgtttttttttttttttttttacgattcAGCATTTCAATAACGTCCGACGAACTCTCACGCGTTTCCCCAAAACACCACATAGGGAGAACTTTCCATGAGCACGTCGTTAGAGCATGTGTCTGTACTGGTTTGAAAGAAAGGCAGTGTTGCTCTCTTCAAcgttctccattcaaatctttccTTAACATTTTAGATACTGATCATGGATCAGATCCTCGTGAGAAAACATCACCAATTGGCAAATATTGAGGCGGCTTATTTTAATGCTTAGGCTATGCACTAAAGCAAATATTGAGGCGGCTTATTTTAATGCTTAGGCTATGCACCAAAGCAAATATTTGACACATTGTGCATGTGTTAGGGCCTACATATCAAGAAATTGGTGCAAAAACAATTGACAGTATCCTACAATTAGCAAAACAGAACTCTATTGATTGAACATAAAATGGATGCCAATATCATTTAAATATATTGGCCAATGCAAGCTACTgtattttaatgcagtcatcACAGTTTTCATTTAAAGCTTGTTTATAACAATTGCTAAGACAATCCAGACGTTCTCAGGCTCTATAGACCTCTGTATGAGGGACTGTATCTTAACAGGCCACCCCTTGATGTGATGTTGGGCACCTACTGACCAAACGTTGTTTTATGGAAATATATATGTTTCTCGATGACATTGCTAAATAAAGGTTTAACGAACTAGTCAGGCACCACGTTAGTACAATACAAAACAGCTCACTCAATCAAACATGATGGTCTTGTAAGTCTAAAGCAAAGCTTGCTTTCATATAATAGTAAACAAGCTTGAAAATGTAGTGGACTGGgatcaaattgtattttattggtcacatacatgtgattagcagatgctattgcgggTGTCGCTAAATGCTTGATTAGTGTGGTGTGTGACGGATCCAATACTTTAACCTCTATGTGGTACAAATTACATTGTTGTGGGAGCACCTCCTCTAAGAGAATGAATTGGGCTGTTTGAGGTTTGAATCTTTAGGAAGCAACCTTTAGGAAGCAACCTTTAGGAAGCAACCTTTAGGAAGCAACCTTTTAGGATTCCAACCTAGCCAAGGCAAAAAGGAGTTGACCTGTCAGTCAATCTGCAAATCCATGACTCAAAAGCACCAGATATTTGCAATAAAAACTAATTGTtatcaaaaacaaaaatgttagtTCCAAAAAACGTTTAAAATAACTAAATATGTAACAACTTACAGGCACTCTCTGTCTAGAGGACACTGCTGCCAGGGCGTCATGGCAACTACCTAATTGAATTCAAAatgttgtgtctcaaccgatggTGGGCACAACCTCCGATTATGTGGGATGTGGTCTAAACTACAACATATGCGAATAGGCTAAATAATTATGGAGTTTACCATTTTTTTATAGCTAATTGTCGTTAAATGAtacctttttaaaaaatatatatatatatatatattttttttatctcctgaatgttttggcattagGGTCCAAAAAGTGACTTTCTAACCACTTCTTTCATAGGCAAACATGTTTAAATCTAAACGTATGCTGTCAAAAAGTAATTGAATTTAAACTGATTGACCCCTGTACTTAGTTTTCAGTGGGTTTAAAAGGGATTGGACACCACAAAAGTAATGGTGTGTTCTTCTAAGTGCTGTCAGACTGAccctctctcaaccccccccttGCCCCTCCACACAGGGTGGGCCTGTGACTGGAACACTGTCTGATGAATATGTTGTTGGTGTcgtccacccccccacccccccccccaccctctcttatTCTGTCAGACCATATTGCATTGATCATTGAGCTGCTGGGGCAAGTCCCACGCAAACTCATAACGGCTGGGAAATATTCCAAGGATTTTTTCACCAAGAAaggtaatgtttttttaaatgaagacCTGTCCACCCCATTGTTGTAAATGTCAACATTGGTGTGTGTTGTTCATAGTGATGTTTAATGTTTTTCTGGGTGTTCCTCTATGCTCAATGGTATTCTGTTAAATCACAATCACAGGTTTACTGCTGAATGACGGTCTTAAATGTTGTGTAGCAAGAGAATAAAGAACGTTTTAATGACAgtcttgggtgtgtgtgtgtgtgtgtgtgtgtgtcatggtggGGAGTTTTGTCATTGTGATTATGTCCCCCTGTCATGGTGGTGTGATGAGAAACCCCGTCTGACTGACCTACCTAACCCTGTTCTCTTTCTGACTGACTGTGCTGTCTGTGTCTAACCCTGTTCTCTTTCTGACTGActgtgctgtctctgtgtctaacCCTGCTCTCTTTCCTAGGTGACCTGAAGCACATCACCAAGCTGAAGCCATGGGGGTTACTAGAGGTGCTGCAGGATAAGTATGAGTGGCCCAAAGAGGAGACTGATTGTTTCGCCGACTTCCTCCTCCCCATGCTGGAGCTGGTACCAGAGAAGAGGGCCACGGCCGCGGACTGCCTGCGCCACCCCTGGATCGCCCCCCAGTGACAGCCTCCAGTACTGCAAATCAAAATACCCCGATGCCTGTTCAGTAGGCAAACATTGTGGAATGTTGCAGATAACTGTCATGACTAGAGGTGACATGATTCCCTTTTCTACGTGTCATAGAGGCATTAATGTTCTACATTAAGAGACTTCTATCAGAACATTCCAGAACGTTTTGTTCTGCTGAATGCACCCCCTTGGCCTGGATTGCCCTCCCCAATGGAGCCTTCCAACCACTGCAATGTAAAACCATGTGGCCATGTTCAGGAGGATGTAAAGTTACTGAACCTTCAGATGTATGGCGTTGAACAGAGATACGATCATCTGTCAAATAGAATAGGGAATTGGGTCCACTTTATTCATTCAGTTTCTATCTTCAATGTCACGTttggacatttttttttgtcatttagcagatacgcttatccagagcgactaagtgtctgctaaatgagtgAAAAGTAACATGAGCTTTTCATTTTCCTAAATACACCCCTGGATGTATTCCCTCTAGTGGTCGTCTCTGGTCACTGCGATGCAAATTAAACCCCTCACAAGAGACTTGTTGCAACAACAGAGCACTTTCCAATTCAACCATATCTGAGATGacttatttatttctgttttggTTTTGTTTTCTTACATTGTGTTCTTATTATCGTCAAGGAGCGTCTACGTTtgtatttgtttctttccttttgTACTGATTGTGTTTAAATAAGCCTGTAGGCAACGTTGGTGTATGGTCATTTTGGCGGTCCAGAATTCTGTGCTCCGTACGCTACTCACTTGTATGAGGACTTGTCTTTGTAATTGTTGTTATTGTGACTCTCTCACCACCATCTTGTTTCGTTTTATACCGGCACAAAGACCTGGGGGAAAAAAATCAAGATCAATGAACTTCCCTTCACTTTTGTAATCCTGTTTCTGTTAAATAACTTGATACCACTCGTTTTCTCTCCTCTGATAAAACGTAAttgatgtctgtctgtgttcacTTTAAGAGTTCTTCTGTGTTACTCCTTCACCCGTAAGGCATTTTGTCTGTATTAAGCGTAGTATTAGGAAGTTGCACATAGGGCAGATGAACGGACTCGTAGGTTGCACTCTACTCTCCTTTCTGACTGAACTATTTGTAGGTCCCCACCACCCATAAATACAATGGAGGACTGTCTTGCTATTTTTTTAGATCAGCCAGTTAAAAACCATTTTCAAAATCTGTTATAATACTAACTTTGCATATATTCACTTTGAGCCAATGGGAGACTGGTTTTGTGGGTTtaactaaataatatatgttcATAAGAACACCACCCGAAAGAAGAGAAATTGTGGAAAGATATATCAAATgacgtgtggctgtgtgtttgtatgtgtgtgtatatatataaataactgTACCAAGGAATTTGCCTTTCTGTATATTACAGCTGTGTACAGTTTTTAACCAATTGTagtgtgtggctgaaatggcacccttttccctatgtatGGTGCCATTTAGGGTGGACACTACTATGTCTGGGTAGTACTGTGTCAATAAAGCATATGGAAGAAGTGGGAAAGCTCTGTTGTGTGAACGTCCGTCAGCTGTTAATGTCTTTTATTTGTCCGTAAGATGTGATCTAATGGTCAGGGTTTGGAGATATGGAGGGGGGGCACTGCAATATGCAAAGCTAATTTTTACTCTAAATGATATCCTCGGGTTCCTCTTAATTTCCATACTGTAGTGATGTCCTAAGTAAATGTTTTCACCTTTTCGAGTTATTGGGATTCTACTGGAAGAGAAGGGCATTTTATagttgtcggaagtttacatacatttaggttgtcATCATTAAAACTTGATTTTCAAACActgcacaaatttcttgttaaactatcGCTTtcgcaagttggttaggacattactgtttagacagattatttcacctacaattcactgtatcacaagtccagtgggtcagaagtttacctacactaagttgactgtgcctttaaacagcttggaaaattccagaaaatgatgtcatggctttagaagcttctgataggcaaattgacatcatttgagtcaattggaggtgtacctgtggatatatttcaagacctaccttcaaacgcagtgcctttgcttgacatcatgggaaaatcaaaagaaagccaagacctcagaaaaattattgtagacctccacaaatctggttcatccttgggagcgatttccaaatgcctgaaggtaccacattcatctgtacaaacaatagtacccaagtataaacaccatgggaccacacagccgtcataccgcccaggaaggagacgcattttgtgtcctagagattaatgtactttggtgtgaaaagtgccaataaatcccagaacaacagcaaaggaccttgtgaagatgttggaggacacaggtacaaaagtgtctatatccactgcaaaaacaagtcctatatcaacataacctgaatggccgctcagcaaggaagaagccactgctccaaaactgccataaaaaagccagactacggtttgcaactgcacatggggacaaagattgtactttttggagaaatgtcctctggtctgatgaaaccaaaatagaactgtttgaccataatgaccatcattatgtttggaggaaaaaggggggaggcttgcaagccgaagaacaccatcccaaccgtgaagcacgggggtggcagcatcatgctgtgggggtgccttgctgcaggagggactggtgcacttcacaaaatagatggcatcaggagggtggaaaattatgtggatatattgaagcaacatctcaagacatcagtcagaaagttaaagcttggttgcaaatgggtcttcccaaTGGAagtgaaaaagcgtgtgagagcaaggaggcctaccaacctgataccagctctgtcaggaggaatgggccaaaattcacccaatttattgtgggaagcttgtggaaggctacacaaacCGTTttacacaagttaaacaatttaaaggcaatttacctaatactaattgagtgtatgtaaacgtctgacccactgggaatgtgatgaaagaaatacaagctgaaataaatcactctactattattctgacatttcacattcttaaaataaaggtgtaatccgaactgacctaaaacagggaatttttaccaggattaaatgtcaggaattgtgaaaaactgagtttaaatgtatttggctaagatgtatgtaaacttcccacttcaactgtacatcaagctgcgtTTCGCCCGTCAGGGTTAATCACACATATTTGAAATGTCAATTTAAGACACTATAAAATTGTATACCACCCCACACTGTGCACTAAAACAAAATGTCTTCATATGATGAGTTTGGCCTCTTGTCTAGCTTGATTCTTTGCTCAACTACTGTTGATGGGACAGTTTTTCACGAGAAGTACAATGAACTTACCAAGGAACAGAAAACTTTAGAATTTCATTCAGAAAGTAAAATGTGTATTGACGGATTGTACACTTATTGTTTACAGAAAACATTTAATTCATCCACAATATTAAAATAAAACTTTAATTACCAAGGCTGAAAAGAGGGCAAAACACCAAATGAaaacagggtgccattggggacagGACAGTCTAAAGAACTGCCCTTTCGCATAATGagtcaaaaaacatgtttttggagaAAAGGGAACCTTTGTGTACATTGTAAAAACACTATCCGTGGAGGCCTTGCCGTATCCCTGGCCTGATAGTCATGAGTGCCAGAATGATGCATTGTTTTTCCATCTCGCCTCATTGCTTTTCtggaatggaaacaggatgaatgAAAATtacataaataaattaaaaagtaGGGAGATGTCTTGACATAATCCCAGTGTCCCACACTCCAAGCCATTTACTTTTCTGTGTCCCTCCATGCTCCAAAAATTTACTTCGCACAACAAATATCACCTAATTTTAATTCTCTCACCTTGCCCCTCCACTTCGAAGTCATCCGGCAGCAGTTTGTCCTGTCTGTTACCCAGTGTAAAGGCCAGGAAGGCAAGGATGAGAGAGTCCAAGACACAGATCATGGCCAGGATGTAGGCCCACCTCACCGTACAGTTCCCCAGGGTGTACTTGTCTGTCCTCTCGCCACACATCCTCTTCACCTCTGGGGCGTCCCAGCCGTCAGGGTAGATCATACAGCCCATCACCATCAGGATGGCTGGggagggacggacagacagacagacattaccaTTAGGGTTAGGGTGTGCCAAACTCATTTTCACCATGGGCCGGAGGGCCGCACTTGAAAATATTCACAGTCAAAATTTGTTATAAATGGTGTAATTTTCTATCCATCACTTTTGTATGACtattatcaagctggacagagtgaagagactatacaTGACTGTTATCAagatggacagagtgaagagactatacaTGACTATTATCAagatggacagagtgaagagactatacaTGACTATTATCAagatggacagagtgaagagactatacaTGACTATTATCAagatggacagagtgaagagactatacatgactgttatcaagctggacagagtacaTAAAGTGTTTTTATTTCTAAACGTTttaacagatatgtatgaaaaaaATCCTCAAAATAAAAGGTGATATTCTGTACTAgcgcctcatatgaaacatttgatctcaaatccaaaatgctggagtatagagacacATTTACAATTTACTGTCTGAATACATAGGGAGGTGAATGTATAGAAATACAGTGaatgattgaggtaatatgtacagacagacagacagacagacagacagacagacaggcaggcagacagacagacagacagacagacagacagacagacagacagacagacagacagacaggcaggcaggcaggcatgcaggcaggcaggcattcaggcaggcaggcaggcaggcaggcaggcaggcaggcaggcaggcaggcagacagacagacagacagacaggcaggcaggcaggcaggcaggcaggcaggcaggcaggcaggcaggcaggcaggcaggcaggcaggcattcaggcaggcaggcaggcagacagacagacagacagacagacagacagacagacagacagacagactatccACAACGGTTGCGCCAATAATATCTGACGTATCATAACTGTTGTGTCAAAAGCCTTGTACGTCAGTTGTAAAACCTGAGTATGTACGGAGGCTTTCGTACAGATATAGACTTGCACTGAGAGACAAAACATCACATGTATCATGTTCCATGTAATCCATCTACCCCCTGAAGGTAGGCTTGAACGTAGGTGTCAGAATCTGGACTCAAACAGAAACCCTTTGAGCTGGCGTCCACAGTGTTGTTGTCACCTGCTGACAATAGCACTGGACCCAAGCCACCTCTGAAAGAGGAGATGTCACTGGGGAGTCACATGACTGTACACGATAGGTTTGTCAACTCTCCTGGACAACGGGGATGACAACTACAACCAGAGGCCGGTATGACTGTACATACCGTATGGCTGTTTGTGAGCCAAGGTTGCCTAGAGGCTGGATAAAGAGGTGGACCCCTCCCCAATCTCCCCCAATCTCCCCTAGATCCACTCCTGGATGTACATGGTGTCTCACCAAACACAGGACACTATACATTAAAATGAACAAGTTAGTTAGGTTAGAGAATGCCTTGTAATCTCACCTGATGCAAACTGCATCCACCCACAGATCTTGTAGACGCTCCCGGTGTTGCAAAACCAGAACAGAGTGAAACAGACCATACAGCCCACTATCAGCAGCATGGATGTACCCACGAAGAAGAGGGCTGTCCTAAAGGCTGGGGACGGGATGGAAGCAAAGTCCAAGGCACTTCCTTtatgaaggaggaggaagagaagaagaagattaCTGCAATGATCTCTGATGTCCAATGAaacatcttcttcttcttcttctgtcttctGCGTTATTCAAACCCCTCCGAAAGACACACAGAATAGGCTACACATACAGAAtagcctacacatacagagaggtTGGAGCAGAAGATGACATCATATTATTagtataggatctctgtgggttggagaggctggagcagaAGATGACATCATGCTATTagtataggatctctgtgggttggagaggctggagcagaAGATGACATCATATTATTagtataggatctctgtgggttggagaggctggagcagaAGATGACATCATATTATTagtataggatctctgtgggttggagaggctggagcagaAGATGACATCATATTATTagtataggatctctgtgggttggagaggctggagcagaAGATGACATCATATTATTagtataggatctctgtgggttggagaggctggagcagaAGATGACACCATGCTATTagtataggatctctgtgggttggagaggctggagcagaagatgacatattattagtataggatctctgtgggttggagaggctggagcagaAGATGACATCATATTATTagtataggatctctgtgggttggagaggctggagcagaAGATGACATCATATTATTagtataggatctctgtgggttggagaggctggagcagaAGATGACATCATGTTATTagtataggatctctgtgggttggagaggctggagcagaAGATGACATCATATTATTagtataggatctctgtgggttggagaggctggagcagaAGATGACATCATGTTATTagtataggatctctgtgggttggagaggctggagcagaAGATGACATCATGTTATTagtataggatctctgtgggttggagaggctggagcagaAGATGGCATCATATTATTagtataggatctctgtgggttggagaggctggagcagaAGATGACACCATGCTATTagtataggatctctgtgggttggagaggctggagcagaagatgacatattattagtataggatctctgtgggttggagaggctggagcagaAGATGACATCATATTATTagtataggatctctgtgggttggagaggctggagcagaAGATGACATCATATTATTagtataggatctctgtgggttggagaggctggagcagaAGATGACATCATGTTATTagtataggatctctgtgggttggagaggctggagcagaAGATGACATCATGTTATTagtataggatctctgtgggttggagaggctggagcagaAGATGACATCATGTTATTagtataggatctctgtgggttggagaggctggagcagaAGATGACATCATGTTATagtataggatctctgtgggttggagaggctggagcagagggCAGCCCATTAAGCAGTTTAGTGATTAGAACAATGGTTCAAGGGGATGCGTTTTTTCATTCTCATCACAGTTTTTACTCTGTACTGAAGAATGAACTGCTGACATTGTGTCAACTGTGGACTAATGAACAAACTACTAAAAGATAGTTATTGTGTAAAGTGActctttaaaggggcaatctgctgtTGAAACAAATGCAAAGCGACTCCTTTCGGTAAAAAtcagagggatggggctggagaaatttgACCACTCTCAAAtgtatagacagagctatggatgcaaggactgaccatccatgatatcaaaataatatttgtaaCCATACCTTGAGGCTGTACAGTGATTGATTACATGTACTTTGATTACAAACATTTGGAGTAAAACAATCTAATAGTTTGGGTTCTGATGAGGTACAATAGTTTATCTAAGCTTAACTAAGctcataagttatattcttcaagaatcaacggGTTCGTATCACTTATTTttatgtccaaaaatggatgtagcaactgcagctTGGCCCTTTAAGTGCCTTGCCTTTACAGATGAGCTCCGAGGTCAGCGCGTTGCCGATACAGTAGTGAAACAGGCCGAAGTATCCGGCCTGCGGGGTGTTGACGCTGTCCCCGATCCAGTACGGTTGGATGAACACCACCATTTCTATGATGGAAAAGCAGATGGTGAATATCGCCCACAGGACACCGACGGCTCGCGCGTTCCTGACGTAGTTGGTGTGATAGATTTTGGCCGCCTCCTGCGCAGGGAGCATTTTCTCACTTTTTGATTTGGTCTCAACTTTCTCTGTTGTTGACATCTTGTTGACGAGGAAATAGAGGGTGGTGAGGGTGAAGACGTGGAAGATGCGCAGATAACTCTTCTCGAGTCACCAGAAAGTCACCCGTTTTGAGTCAGCAGAGAGTATGAGCATGAAGCTTTCAGGTGAGATACTTCTCAGGGTTTACTGTCAGTTACTGTCGGTTTGAGTTTCTCTTCAATGCCAACTTGTTTTCAGTGAACGCTCCGCTTGGTCGTCTGCCAGACACTTCCAAGGATCCAGATGAACTTGTCATATAGAATTATAACTGAATGTATAAAAGGAAGATGTAAGtccacaaaacaaatattttctAATACAAGACCCACTGAGCGCTCAGATCATTGTCTTTGTTTTACTTTGCCTTGAAGTCCGTGAGAAGATCAGTGCTCTGTAGCAGCAGACAGATCCTACTTGTTAAGAGTTGGTGTGTCTCCTAAGGTGTTGGAATCAAACCGTGCCAGTAATGGTGTGATATGTTGAATTATTCAAGGTAAGGAGATGAGAGACGTTAGGAGTGATGGACCACGTTGCTTAGTGGA
Encoded proteins:
- the LOC139417398 gene encoding LHFPL tetraspan subfamily member 5 protein-like yields the protein MSTTEKVETKSKSEKMLPAQEAAKIYHTNYVRNARAVGVLWAIFTICFSIIEMVVFIQPYWIGDSVNTPQAGYFGLFHYCIGNALTSELICKGSALDFASIPSPAFRTALFFVGTSMLLIVGCMVCFTLFWFCNTGSVYKICGWMQFASAILMVMGCMIYPDGWDAPEVKRMCGERTDKYTLGNCTVRWAYILAMICVLDSLILAFLAFTLGNRQDKLLPDDFEVEGQEKQ